One Nicotiana tomentosiformis chromosome 4, ASM39032v3, whole genome shotgun sequence genomic window carries:
- the LOC104098309 gene encoding uncharacterized protein: MEQKKGNINNNKVEEEGDMGVIVHSQVRKIRQEMEKIKHPSLQQTEMTGKKQQHRSRSPLGLAQRPISVGS, from the coding sequence ATGGAGCAGAAAAAGggaaacatcaacaacaacaaagttGAAGAAGAAGGAGATATGGGAGTTATAGTCCATAGCCAAGTAAGAAAGATTAGACAAGAAATGGAGAAAATCAAGCACCCTTCTCTGCAGCAGACGGAGATGACCGGAAAAAAGCAGCAACACCGATCAAGATCGCCGCTGGGATTAGCTCAAAGGCCTATTTCTGTTGGAAGCTGA